Below is a genomic region from Scytonema millei VB511283.
ATATTCGCAAAGATGGGGCGCGGGTTTTTGTGATGCTGGGTTACGCCTTGCTGGGGGAAAATCGGGAACAGTCAGTCGCATTTATTTTAGATATTAGCGATCGCAAACATGCTGAAATCGAACGCGATCGGTTTTTTACACTTTCCTTAGACATGCTGTGTATCGCTGGGTTAGATGGCTATTTTAAGCGGATCAATCCTGCTTTTGAAACCATTCTCGGCTTTACTCAAAAGGAAATTCTTCAGACACCATACATCGATTTGATTCATCCAGAAGATCGGGAAAAATCTCTCGCTGAAGTTGAAAAACTCTCGACTGGAATTATTACTGTCAACTTTGAAAATCGTTTTTTGTGTAAAGATGGTTCTTACAAATGGCTGATTTGGAGTTCTGTACCCGACGTTGAATCAAAACTGTTATATGCAGTGGGACACGATGTCACCCAACGCAAACATTTAGAACACAAACTGCGCAAACAAGCAGAAATTTTGCATAAACTGAACGCAACTTTAGAAGAAAGAGTTGGACAGCGCACAGCGCAACTTGAAGCTGCCAACCAAGAATTAGAATCTTTCTCCTACTCAGTCTCCCACGATCTCCGCGCTCCGTTGCGTCACATTGCTGGATTTGTCGATCTACTGCAAAAGCGAATTAAATCCAACACCACATTAGATGAAACGAGTCAGCGCTACCTCAATATCATTGTGGAAACGACTCAATTAGCTGGGAAGTTGATCGATGACTTATTATCCTTCTCTCGAATGGGACGCATAGAAATGCGCTTCACCAATATTGATATGAATTTACTGGTGCAGGAAATATTGCAAGAACTAGAGATAGAAACTAAGAAACGCCAAATTTCCTGGCAGATTAAAGCCTTACTGAGCGTCCAGGGCGATCCGTCAATGTTACGGTTAGTATGGCGAAATCTTATTGAAAATGCGCTTAAATATACTAAGTTAAACTCGCAGACAGAAATTACTATTGGGAGTCAAATTTTATCAGAGTCTCAGGAGGTGGTATTTTTCGTAAGAGACAACGGTATCGGTTTTGATATGCAGTACGTAAATAAATTGTTTGGAGTGTTTCAACGCCTACACAGCGACCCCAACTTTCAAGGTACGGGAGTAGGATTAGCTAATGTCCAGCGCATCATACACCGTCATGGTGGGCGAGTGTGGGCAGAAGGAGAAATAGATAAAGGAGCAACGTTCTTCTTCTCGTTACCAAGACTGGGAGTGAGGGGTGGAGAGTAGAGAGCGAACAATGGAATTAAAGCGCATTCTCCTGGTGGAGGACAGCATTAACGACGTAGAGTTAATCCTGACTGCCCTAGCAGAAAACCATTTAGGTAACGAAGTCGTCGTTGTCCGCGATGGCGAAGAAGCTTTAGATTATTTGTACCGCCGAGGCGTGTATCGATTGCGTCGCGAAGGCAATCCCGTTGTGGTGCTACTCGATCTAAAACTACCTAAAATTGATGGGATAGAAGTTCTAGGGCAATTGAAAGCAGATAGAGATCTGAGAACCGTGCCTGTAGTGATTTTGACTTCTTCCCGCGAAGAACGAGACTTAACTCGCTGTTATGAATTAGGGACAAACGCTTATGTAGTTAAACCAATTGATTTTCATGAATTTGTGGGTGCGATTCAAGGTTTAGGGCTGTTTTGGGCAATTATTAACGAGCCACCACCTGGCTCGCTATCTAACGCTCGTAGCGATCGACCAAATCAAGGAATAGAATGATGTCACTCAAGTTTCTGATTCTAGAAGACAGCATACTGGATGCAGAACTGATTACTGCGTTACTCGCAGAAAGTGAGATTGAGTGCGAATCGATTCAAGTGAAGACCCGTTCGGAGTTTCAAGCGGCACTCGAACGGGGTGGGTTTGACTTGATTCTGTCTGACTATTCCTTACCTGGTTTTGATGGCATTTCTGCCCTGGTTATGGCTCGACAGCTTTGCCCAGACGTGCCATTCATTTTCGTCACAGCCACAATGGGCGAAGAAGTCGCAATTGAAACCCTCAAAGGGGGTGCAACTGACTACGTACTCAAACAACGCTTAAAGCGCCTAATTCCTGCCGTAGAGCGATCGCTACGCGAAGCAGCAGAACGCCGCGCCCGTGTAATTGCCGAAGCAGAACTCAACCGTCGCGAAGAAGAATTTCGGGCATTGGTGGAAAATTCTCCCGATATTATTGCTCGATTCGACCGAGATTTGCGTCATCTGTATGTAAATCCGGTAGTCGAACGAGCTACAGGCTTGCCACCCGAAATGTATGTTGGGAAAACTCATGCTGAAGTGGGTGTATCAGCAGAAATTTGTACGCTTTGGCAATCGAGTTTGCGCCAAGTATTTGCCACTCAACAAGCAGACTTTTTTGAATACGATTTTCCCGCATCGGGCAATGGCATTCGTTATTACCAAACGCGAGTCGTACCAGAATTTGATTTAGACGGTACGGTGCAAACTTTACTAGCAATCACCCGCGACATCACCCAGTCTAAACTTGCAGAACAAGCATTACGAGCGCGAGAAGCTCAACTGCGACAGCAAGCCGAGGAACTCAAACGGGCAAATCAAGTTAAAGACGAGTTTTTAGCCGTACTTTCCCACGAATTGCGATCGCCCCTCAATGCAATCTTGGGGTGGGCGAAATTATTACGAACTCGTAAATTCAGCCCTGAGATTTTTAACCGCGCCCTGGAAACGATCGAACGCAACGCCCAATTGCAAACTCGCTTGATTGAAGATTTGTTAGATATCTCGCGCATCATTCGCGGCAAACTCACCCTCAACCCCCAACCTGTCAATTTAGCAACAGTCATTACCAATGCTTTAGAAACCGTTGGTCTCTCAGCTCAAACTAAGTGTATCGAATTAGTTTTTGAGGGAGCAGGGAGCAGGGAGCAGGGAGTCGGGAGTCCAGAAGAGAGACAGGGAGAACAAGGGGGACAAGGAAGCAATTCTAGCCACCAGCCACCAGCCACTAGCCACTACCAACTACCAACTACCAACTACCAACTACCAATAGTCTTAGGAGATCCGAGTCGGTTGCAGCAGATTGTTTGGAATCTCCTTTCCAATGCAATCAAATTCACTCCATCCGGCGGGCGCGTAACAGTAGAATTACAATTATCAAATAGGGAGCAGGGAGCAGGGAGCAGGGGGGAGAAGAGAGCTGAGGGAGCTGTAGGGCGAAGCCCTTCTCGAAGAATGGGAGCTGAGGGAGCAAAAAACAACTGTCAACCGTCTTCACGTAGTGTAGCGCCAGCGTTTACCATCAACTGTCAACCGTCAACCAACTACGCCCAAATCTCAGTCACAGACACCGGAATTGGCATTAGTACCGAATTTCTGCCCCATATATTCGATTACTTTCGGCAAGCAGATGCGTCGATTACGCGCAGTTATGGCGGTTTAGGTTTGGGTTTAGCAATAGTACGTCACTTGGTAGAACTGCATGGGGGAACAGTCTGCGCCGAAAGTCTAGGAGTCGGACAGGGAGCGACATTTAGAGTTATGTTACCCCTGCTGGAGAATTCAGAATTCGGAATTCGGAATTCGGAATGCGAAATTCGTAACTCCCGTACGGGCGGGTTTTCAAACCCGCCCCTACCGATTCCCGACTCCCGACTCAATAACATCCGAGTCCTAGTCGTAGAAGACGATCGCGACATGCGAGAATTTTTAGTGCTGACTCTAGAAGAATATGGGGCGCGGTTAATCGTAGTTGATTCGGCAGTAGCAGCACTAGAAGCGCTGGAAAAATCGCTACCAGATATCCTAGTCAGCGATATTGGAATGCCAGCTACAGACGGCTATACATTGATCCAGAAAGTTAGGGCATTACCTCCAGAACAAGGCGGACAAATTCCCGCGATCGCCCTCACAGCATATGCTAGAGAACAAGACCGCGATCGCGCCATAACAGCAGGTTTCCAAATTCATCTTGCCAAACCAGTCGTTCCCGATAAATTAGTAGAGGCGATCGGGCAATTAATCAGTTAACAGTTAACAGTTATCAGTCATCAGTTATCAGTTATCAGTTATCAGTCAACCGTCTTCACGTAGCTTGCTTCCCCGAAGGGGTAGTGTAGCGCAGCGTCAACCGTCAACCGTCAACCATCAACCGTCAACCGTCAACTGTCAACCGTCAACTGTCAACCGTCAACCGTCAACCATCAACCATCAACCATCAACCGTCAACCATCAACCGTCAACCATCAACCATCAACCGTCAACTGTCAACCGTCAACCATCAACCGTCAACCATCAACCAACAACCAACAACAAATATAGAGATAGAATAATTTTCTGTTCTCTTTGCGCAACGTCCTTATGTCTGCCATTCCTGCCGCACCTTTTTCCATTGAAGAAATCGCTGCTGAAGGCATTAAGCCGGAAGAATACGAAGAAATTGTCAAAAGACTGGGACGACACCCTAATAAAGCAGAGTTAGGCATGTTTGGTGTGATGTGGTCGGAACATTGCTGTTACAAAAATTCTCGACCGCTATTAAAACAGTTTCCTACCACTGGTAAACGCATCCTGGTAGGACCAGGTGAAAATGCAGGTGTTGTCGATTTGGGTGATGGGCTGCAACTGGCTTTTAAAATTGAATCGCACAATCACCCCTCAGCCGTGGAACCATTTCAAGGGGCTGCAACTGGAGTCGGAGGCATTCTAAGAGATATTTTTACGATGGGGGCGCGTCCCATTGCCTTGCTTAACTCTCTGCGTTTTGGTTCCTTAGATGATGCTCGTACTAGACAGCTATTCAATGGTGTGGTAGCAGGAATTTCTCATTACGGTAACTGTGTGGGAGTCCCCACAGTCGGGGGAGAAGTCTATTTCGACCCGGCATACTCTGGTAATCCCTTGGTCAATGTGATGGCATTAGGATTGATGGAAACGCCGGAAATCGTCAAATCGGGAGCATCTGGTACTGGTAACCCAGTTTTATATGTTGGTTCCACCACAGGACGCGATGGGATGAAAGGGGCGAGTTTCGCTAGTGCAGAATTGAGCGAAGAGTCAGAACAAGATCGTCCCGCCGTGCAAGTGGGCGATCCGTTTTTAGAAAAATCTTTAATTGAAGCTTGTTTAGAAGCATTTAAAACTGGAATTGTCGTTGCAGCCCAAGATATGGGTGCAGCAGGGATTACCTGTTCGACATCCGAAATGGCAGCTAAAGGCGGGGTAGGAATTGAATTCGATCTCGATAAAATTCCCGTGCGCGAGACGGGTATGGTTCCCTATGAATATCTGCTCTCGGAATCTCAGGAACGGATGTTATTTGTCGCCCATAAGGGTAGAGAACAGGAATTAATCGAAATTTTCCATCGTTGGGGACTTCATGCTGTCGTAGCTGGTACGGTAATTGAGGAGCCAATTATCAGAATCTTATTTAAAGGCAAGGTAGCTGCTGAAATTCCTGCTAACGCATTGGCAGAAAACACACCCCTCTACCAGCGAGAATTATTGAGCGAACCACCAGAATACGCTCGTAAAGCTTGGGAGTGGAAGGCTGAATCTCTACCAACCTGTACCATTTCTGGAATTGAAATTCAAGGTCACAGCCAAACTTGGAACCAGATATTGCTAACTTTACTCGATACCCCAACGATCGCCTCTAAACGTTGGGTCTATCGTCAGTACGACCACCAAGTACAAAACAACACAGTCGTATTTCCTGGTGGTGCAGATGCCGCAGTTGTCAGATTGCGCCCATTAGAAGAATTCAAAAGTCAAAAGTTAAAAGTCAAAAATAATTCCGAATTCCGAACTCCGAATTCCGAATTCTCCAAAGGCGTAGCCGCCACAGTCGATTGCAACCCTCGCTACGTCTACCTCGACCCTTATGAAGGTGCAAAGGCAGTTGTTGCAGAAGCCGCCCGTAATTTAAGCTGTGTGGGGGCGGAACCAGTTGCGGTGACAGACAACCTCAATTTTGGTAGCCCTGAAAAACCAATTGGTTATTGGCAACTTGCAGAAGCTTGTCGCGGTTTAGCAGAAGCCTGCCAAGAATTTCAAACCCCCGTGACTGGTGGTAATGTCTCCCTGTACAACGAAACCTTCGACTCCGAAGGCAAGCCACAACCAATCTACCCTACTCCCGTTGTCGGGATGGTGGGCTTAATTCCAAACTTATCGAAAACCCGCACTCAAGGCTGGCAAACCGAAGGAGATTTGATCTATCTGCTAGGATTGCCGATCGCATTCCAAATTTCAAATCCCAAATCCCAAATCGGACTTGGTGCATCCGAATATCTCGCTACAATTCACGGCATAGTCGCCGGAAAGCCACCCCAAGTAGACTTTGACCTCGAACGGCGCGTTCAAGCTACCTGTCGAGAAGGCATTCAACAAAGTTGGGTCAACTCAGCGCACGACGTTGCTGAAGGTGGGTTGACAGTCGCCCTTGCCGAAGCCTGCATCAGTACTGGATTAGGTGCTGAAATTAACCTGGGGTTAACCGAAGATTTACCGCAACGCTGGGATGAAATTTTATTTGGTGAAGGTGGGGCGCGAATTTTGGTTTCCGTCTCACCACAACATCAACCAGCATGGGAATCTTATTTAACAGAGCAACTCGGAGATAACTGGCAAAAACTCGGTCGTGTCGGCAGTCCTACTCAAGAATTGCAGGTTTTCACAACCGACAGACAGATGATTATAACCGCTACGATTGAGATGATGCGCGATCGCTTTTTCAACGCTATAGAACGGCGGCTATCTGACTCAGCTACCCTGCCTAGCTAAGTGACAAAAAAATAATTGACCAAAATCTTGCTCTTAACAAAATTTATGACGATACTGTTGTATGTATCTTGATTAACATTTTTTTAAGTATTAGTTAATGTTTCCAAACTCATTAGTTTGGATTATCTCGTTTGCTAAGTCAATTCCACAAAGTCAACTCGCCGCTCAGGAGCAACACTGTAGCATGGATCTCTACCAGCCCACTTCAGGAAGTATGCAGGATGTAAGTCACAGTATGGACGTGCGATCGCTTCATCCCTCAGAACCCTCTGACAAGCAAGAAGAAGCTTGCGGCGTTTTCGGCATTTACGCACCCGCAGAGGACGTTGCCAAACTAACTTACTTCGGTCTGTACGCCCTACAACACCGAGGGCAGGAGTCAGCCGGAATTGCAACGTTTGACGGCACGACAATACACCTACACAAAGAAATGGGGCTGGTTTCCCAAGTCTTCAACGAGTCGATTCTGCAACAAATGCCTGGTAGGATGGCAGTCGGTCACACCCGTTACTCTACTACTGGTTCTAGTCGGGTGGTGAACGCCCAGCCTGCGGTGGTCGAAACTCGCTTGGGTAGTCTTGCTTTAGCACATAACGGCAATTTAGTCAACACTAAAGCTCTGCGCGAAGAATTACTTCAGCGGCAGTGTAACTTTAATACGACGACAGACTCAGAAGCGATCGCCTTTGCGATCGCCGAAGCAGTTAACGATGGCAAAGATTGGTTAGATGGCGCAATTACCGCTTTTAAACGCTGCCACGGCGCTTTTAGTTTAGTGGTTGGGACGACCGCAGGACTAATGGGAGTGCGCGACTCGAACGGCATTCGTCCGCTTGTCATCGGCACGTTGGGTAGCAATCCCCATCGCTACGTTCTCGCTTCTGAAACCTGCGGGTTAGATATTATTGGTGCAGAATACCTGCGAGATGTAGAACCAGGCGAACTGGTATGGATTACTGAGGCAGGCATAGCCTCCTATCACTGGGCGCAACAACCCCAGCGCAAACTATGCATCTTTGAGATGATTTACTTTGCCCGTCCAGATAGCGTCATGCACAACGAAAGCTTGTACACCTATCGCTTGCGGTTGGGCAGACAACTGGCAAAAGAGTCTTTTGTAGAAGCAGATATGGTCATGGGCGTACCTGATTCTGGTATCCCCGCCGCAATTGGCTTTTCTCAAGCCTCTGGGATTCCCTATGCCGAAGGGTTGATTAAAAATCGCTATGTTGGTCGCACCTTCATCCAACCAACCCAAATGATGCGCGAGTCAGGCATCAAAATGAAACTGAATCCCCTCAAAGATGTCCTAGCTGGAAAACGAGTCATCATCGTCGATGATTCCATCGTGCGCGGTACAACCAGCCGCAAACTCGTCAAGACACTACGCGAGGCGGGTGCAACAGAAGTGCATATGCGAATTTCTTCCCCTCCCGTAACCCATCCCTGTTTCTACGGTATTGACACGGATAATCAAGACCAGTTGATTGCCGCGACGAAATCAGTCGAAGACATTGCCAAACAAATTGAAGTCGATTCCCTTGCCTACCTCAGTTGGGAAGGAATGCTGTTAGCCACAGGAGAAGACCCTAACAGTTTCTGTTCGGCTTGTTTTACAGGCGATTATCCCGTCGCCGTACCCGAACCCCTGAAGCGTTCTAAGTTGATGCTAGAAAAATCGTCGGTTTGATCCAAAGGCAGTAGAGATATTTCACAAAATATTTCTACTATCTTTTCGCAATTTTATGCACTGTCAAATTTCCGAATATGACACAATACAGTTCAGTTAAAAGTATTAGATCCTCAAAGATCCCCCCTAGCCCCCCTTGAGAAAGGGGGGCTAGGGGGGATCGTCTTATCTGAACCGTATTGCTACCAAATCCTGAATCAAAAAATCGTTTTTTGTCAGGGGTAGTTGGTAATTGGCTTGGAAAACCAAATTCTTGTTTCAGTCTAGCCACAAGCCACCAGCCACTGATAACTATCAACTGTCAACTGTCAACTGTTAACTATTAAGCCATTCTAAGATTTGTTTGTTGACCAATTCTGGAACTTCATCGTGAGGACAATGACCAGCATTAGGAATGGGAACAATCTCAACATTGTGTCCCTTCTCCTTTACTTGTTGAAAAATCTTAGCACCAGTAATTGGTGTCCAAGGATCGTCCGCACCCCAAATCACCAAGAGAGGATGCTGGACATTCGGTAAAAGTTCTGCAATGGTTGGACCAGGAGGCGCAGCCAAAATAGAAGCAAATACTTGTTGCGCTCCCGGGTCACAGGAAGGCGCATGTAAAATATCTACGAGTTCATCTGTTACGGCTTCTCGGTTGCGGTAAACCTGAAGTAAAGTCCGGCGAATCTGGGGTTTTTGGCGAACCCGATTGAAAATGATTTTTCCTGTAATTTGAGAACGCACCAAGCGATTAAACGCCGACATCACCACTCGTAAAGGTGGATTGAGTTCGTGGGGACGGTGAGACAACCCCCCCGCACAGTTAATTAAAATTCCCCCAGCAGCTATTTCTGGATGGTTGGCAACTGTCATCAAGCTTAGCAGCGCCCCAATGGAGTTACCGACAAATACTGTAGGCTTTTGAATGTGTTCCGTCCAAAAATCTTTTAGTAGTTCTTGCCATACTTCCATCGTGTAATTCAAAGCTGGCTTATCAGAACCACCAAAACCGAGTAAGTCGATCGCAAAAACTCGATAACCCCCTGCCGCTAATGCAGGGATATTCTTGCGCCAGTGACCAATCGAAGCACCGAAGCCATGTACGAGCATCAAGGGATTACCCTCGCCCATAACGGTATATTGAATCTTATAGCCTTGCCAGTGCCAAATCTGTTTCTCGATAGATGCCGTCGATGCTAGCTGCGGAGTAATCACGAGGGGATATGAAGATTTATGAATGGTTGTCTTTATAGATCGTACATATTTTTGCTAGAAGTGCCAGAGTCGAGAGTCGATCGTGGGGAGTCGCGTCAAGTGGAAGCAAATGTTTCCGTAAAATAATAACCGTTTACGGGGATGCACGCTCGGATTAAGCTGAATAGCTGAATCCCAATAATCATTTTTTATTTGCCGAACCTCATGAACAGACGCGATTTATTGATTTTATCTGCTGGTGTCGCTACTACACCTCTACTGGTACAAACAGGAACGGGAAATGCTCAAACCAAACCTACAGCCAAAGGCGAAACGGTTACTTTAGGTAAAGATTTACAGGGATATTACGTTCGTCCCCAAGGCAGCGGCACTTTTCCCGCCATCATGGTTTTTATGGAAGCATTTGGCTTAAACCCGAATATTAAAAATGTCTGCGATCGCTTCGCCCAAGCTGGCTATGTTGCCCTTGCCCCAGACTTCTATCATGGCGATGTTTTCGACTATAAAGATTTACAAGGAGCAGTAGCCAAACTGAAATCTTTAAACGACGATACTGTCATGGCTGAAGTCGGACAGGGATTAGACTTCTTAGCCAAGCGCAAAGAGGTAGCTGCCGATCGCATTGGCGTGACAGGTTTTTGTATGGGAGGCAGATACACGTTTCTCGCGAATGCCGTACATGCCGATCGCTTTCAAGCAGCAGTCAGTTTTTATGGTAGCGGCATCGGTGTAGCAAAAATAGGACGCAAGCCCCTACTAGATCGAGTCCCAGCCATGCGATCCCCTATTATGTTAGTTTACGGTGCGGATGATGAGATGATCGCCGCCGACGAACACGCCCGCATTACCGAAGCCCTTTCCCAAGCGAAAAAACGTTACATCCTCACCGTTTTTCCCAATGCCGGACATGGCTTTTTAAGCGATCGCCGCGATAGCTACGCCGCCGCCCCAGCCAAAGAAGCATGGGAAATGACTATGAATTTCTTTCAACGATATTTGAAATGATATTTGGTAGTTGGTAGTTGGTATTTGGTAGTTGACGGTAAACGCTGGCGCTACGCTGCGTGAAGACGGTTGACAGTTGTTTTTTGCTCCCTCAGCCCCCTCAGCCCCCTCAGCCCCCTCAGCCCCCTCAGCTCCCTTCTCAGCTCCCTCAGCTCCCTCAGCTCTCTTCTCAGCCCCCTCAGCCCCTCAGCTCTCTTCTCAGCCCCCTCAGCTCCCTTCCCCCGACTCCCGACTCCCGACTCCCGACTCCCCCTTTTCTACAAGTATGTAGTTTAACTAGTTGCACACTATGCTGTTGCTCCGCTAGCCTAACTAAATTAGTCTAGCTGTCCGATTTATATGGAAGTAATACACCCTTACTGTGCGGGTTTGGATGTCCAGAAAAAAGCTGTACTGGCGTGCTGTATTACCTCAAACTCAAAAGGAGAGAGGGTAAGTCAGACGCACAGCTTCAACAATAAAGTGCCGGACTTACTAGCTTTATCTGATTGGCTAGGAAGCAATGGCGTGACTCATATCGCATTGGATATTACTGGTGAAGACTGGAAAACGGTTTATCACATTCTGGAAGCTAATTTTAGCGTTTTAGTTGTCAATGCCCAGCGGATCAAAGATGTGCCAGGGCGTAATACCGATACGCCGGATTTTGAATGGCTAGCCGAATTGCTACGTCATGGTTTGATCCGCAACAGTTTTATTCACCCCGTACCGCAAAGAGACTTACGAGACTTGATGCGCCAGCGTCATTTCTTAGTCAAAGAACGCCTGCATGTGGTCGATCGCCTTTACAAAGTTTTGGAATCAGCCAATGTTAAACTCGTATCTATGGTTAGCGATATCATGCATATCTCTGCCCGTGCTTTACTAGTAGCGATCGCCGAAGGAGAAACGAATACTTCTAATGTCAGCGATATTGCGATCGATCTACGCCAGCAGCAGCCGCAGGATTCCTATTTTCAACCCGTGCGATCGCACCATCGGTTCCTAATTGCCAATCACCTAAATCACATTGATTTTCTCGATCGGCAGATTGGCATTTTTAATGACAAAATTGCTGAATACGTGCAAAAGCGGATCGTTCGCATCACAACTTCTGGCACGAACCAAGTACAACCATCCACACATGCTACTGCTAACTCCGTGCAAACTGCCAAACTCATACCCAGTTGGGAAGAGGCTTTAGCAGCTTTCTTGAATGGAGGTAGAATCTAGAAATTTCGGATTTGAGATTTTGGATTATAGTCTGAGCAATGGCGTTCACTTCAAAGTTTGCTATTGAGGATGCTTGCTGTCGATCGGCAATCCACAATATCTGCTGAAATAATTTCTCAATACCTTCAGTTCCAACATCTTGTCACCATTTGACCAATTCAAAATTCAAAATTCACGCATTCAAAATTAACTTTGAATTTTGAATTGGAGCGAAGCGACTTGACTGGGGGTGAGTGCAGAATTTTTCAAAGACACTGAATAAAGGTTTGGCTATTATAGTATCGACCATTACCCAGGTGAGGGGTGATTGCTATGGCTCGCTATACTTGTTCGTTTACAGTTGCAACAGTTGCAGATGATGTAGAGTTTTTGCGCCAATTATTGAATCAAGTTTTGCACTCGTGCCATTTAGATATTCAACACGATGAAAGCGATTACATGATGGCGCGAGAACGTCTCGGTCAAGTCTCGTTTTCAAAGCTAGTCAAGGTGGAAGCACTCATCGATAAAACTAACGCTACCAACTCAGCAACACGGGTAAATTTGATTGTAAAAAATGAAGAACTACCAGTTCAAATAGATAATCACTGCTACCAAATGTTTAATTTAGTCAAGCAGGCGATCGTAGATAATTGTCAATGGCAGTTAGTAGAAACTGCGGTTGAGT
It encodes:
- a CDS encoding response regulator, producing MELKRILLVEDSINDVELILTALAENHLGNEVVVVRDGEEALDYLYRRGVYRLRREGNPVVVLLDLKLPKIDGIEVLGQLKADRDLRTVPVVILTSSREERDLTRCYELGTNAYVVKPIDFHEFVGAIQGLGLFWAIINEPPPGSLSNARSDRPNQGIE
- a CDS encoding hybrid sensor histidine kinase/response regulator; the encoded protein is MMSLKFLILEDSILDAELITALLAESEIECESIQVKTRSEFQAALERGGFDLILSDYSLPGFDGISALVMARQLCPDVPFIFVTATMGEEVAIETLKGGATDYVLKQRLKRLIPAVERSLREAAERRARVIAEAELNRREEEFRALVENSPDIIARFDRDLRHLYVNPVVERATGLPPEMYVGKTHAEVGVSAEICTLWQSSLRQVFATQQADFFEYDFPASGNGIRYYQTRVVPEFDLDGTVQTLLAITRDITQSKLAEQALRAREAQLRQQAEELKRANQVKDEFLAVLSHELRSPLNAILGWAKLLRTRKFSPEIFNRALETIERNAQLQTRLIEDLLDISRIIRGKLTLNPQPVNLATVITNALETVGLSAQTKCIELVFEGAGSREQGVGSPEERQGEQGGQGSNSSHQPPATSHYQLPTTNYQLPIVLGDPSRLQQIVWNLLSNAIKFTPSGGRVTVELQLSNREQGAGSRGEKRAEGAVGRSPSRRMGAEGAKNNCQPSSRSVAPAFTINCQPSTNYAQISVTDTGIGISTEFLPHIFDYFRQADASITRSYGGLGLGLAIVRHLVELHGGTVCAESLGVGQGATFRVMLPLLENSEFGIRNSECEIRNSRTGGFSNPPLPIPDSRLNNIRVLVVEDDRDMREFLVLTLEEYGARLIVVDSAVAALEALEKSLPDILVSDIGMPATDGYTLIQKVRALPPEQGGQIPAIALTAYAREQDRDRAITAGFQIHLAKPVVPDKLVEAIGQLIS
- the purL gene encoding phosphoribosylformylglycinamidine synthase subunit PurL, which codes for MPAAPFSIEEIAAEGIKPEEYEEIVKRLGRHPNKAELGMFGVMWSEHCCYKNSRPLLKQFPTTGKRILVGPGENAGVVDLGDGLQLAFKIESHNHPSAVEPFQGAATGVGGILRDIFTMGARPIALLNSLRFGSLDDARTRQLFNGVVAGISHYGNCVGVPTVGGEVYFDPAYSGNPLVNVMALGLMETPEIVKSGASGTGNPVLYVGSTTGRDGMKGASFASAELSEESEQDRPAVQVGDPFLEKSLIEACLEAFKTGIVVAAQDMGAAGITCSTSEMAAKGGVGIEFDLDKIPVRETGMVPYEYLLSESQERMLFVAHKGREQELIEIFHRWGLHAVVAGTVIEEPIIRILFKGKVAAEIPANALAENTPLYQRELLSEPPEYARKAWEWKAESLPTCTISGIEIQGHSQTWNQILLTLLDTPTIASKRWVYRQYDHQVQNNTVVFPGGADAAVVRLRPLEEFKSQKLKVKNNSEFRTPNSEFSKGVAATVDCNPRYVYLDPYEGAKAVVAEAARNLSCVGAEPVAVTDNLNFGSPEKPIGYWQLAEACRGLAEACQEFQTPVTGGNVSLYNETFDSEGKPQPIYPTPVVGMVGLIPNLSKTRTQGWQTEGDLIYLLGLPIAFQISNPKSQIGLGASEYLATIHGIVAGKPPQVDFDLERRVQATCREGIQQSWVNSAHDVAEGGLTVALAEACISTGLGAEINLGLTEDLPQRWDEILFGEGGARILVSVSPQHQPAWESYLTEQLGDNWQKLGRVGSPTQELQVFTTDRQMIITATIEMMRDRFFNAIERRLSDSATLPS
- the purF gene encoding amidophosphoribosyltransferase yields the protein MQDVSHSMDVRSLHPSEPSDKQEEACGVFGIYAPAEDVAKLTYFGLYALQHRGQESAGIATFDGTTIHLHKEMGLVSQVFNESILQQMPGRMAVGHTRYSTTGSSRVVNAQPAVVETRLGSLALAHNGNLVNTKALREELLQRQCNFNTTTDSEAIAFAIAEAVNDGKDWLDGAITAFKRCHGAFSLVVGTTAGLMGVRDSNGIRPLVIGTLGSNPHRYVLASETCGLDIIGAEYLRDVEPGELVWITEAGIASYHWAQQPQRKLCIFEMIYFARPDSVMHNESLYTYRLRLGRQLAKESFVEADMVMGVPDSGIPAAIGFSQASGIPYAEGLIKNRYVGRTFIQPTQMMRESGIKMKLNPLKDVLAGKRVIIVDDSIVRGTTSRKLVKTLREAGATEVHMRISSPPVTHPCFYGIDTDNQDQLIAATKSVEDIAKQIEVDSLAYLSWEGMLLATGEDPNSFCSACFTGDYPVAVPEPLKRSKLMLEKSSV
- a CDS encoding alpha/beta fold hydrolase — encoded protein: MITPQLASTASIEKQIWHWQGYKIQYTVMGEGNPLMLVHGFGASIGHWRKNIPALAAGGYRVFAIDLLGFGGSDKPALNYTMEVWQELLKDFWTEHIQKPTVFVGNSIGALLSLMTVANHPEIAAGGILINCAGGLSHRPHELNPPLRVVMSAFNRLVRSQITGKIIFNRVRQKPQIRRTLLQVYRNREAVTDELVDILHAPSCDPGAQQVFASILAAPPGPTIAELLPNVQHPLLVIWGADDPWTPITGAKIFQQVKEKGHNVEIVPIPNAGHCPHDEVPELVNKQILEWLNS
- a CDS encoding dienelactone hydrolase family protein is translated as MNRRDLLILSAGVATTPLLVQTGTGNAQTKPTAKGETVTLGKDLQGYYVRPQGSGTFPAIMVFMEAFGLNPNIKNVCDRFAQAGYVALAPDFYHGDVFDYKDLQGAVAKLKSLNDDTVMAEVGQGLDFLAKRKEVAADRIGVTGFCMGGRYTFLANAVHADRFQAAVSFYGSGIGVAKIGRKPLLDRVPAMRSPIMLVYGADDEMIAADEHARITEALSQAKKRYILTVFPNAGHGFLSDRRDSYAAAPAKEAWEMTMNFFQRYLK
- a CDS encoding IS110 family transposase, which encodes MEVIHPYCAGLDVQKKAVLACCITSNSKGERVSQTHSFNNKVPDLLALSDWLGSNGVTHIALDITGEDWKTVYHILEANFSVLVVNAQRIKDVPGRNTDTPDFEWLAELLRHGLIRNSFIHPVPQRDLRDLMRQRHFLVKERLHVVDRLYKVLESANVKLVSMVSDIMHISARALLVAIAEGETNTSNVSDIAIDLRQQQPQDSYFQPVRSHHRFLIANHLNHIDFLDRQIGIFNDKIAEYVQKRIVRITTSGTNQVQPSTHATANSVQTAKLIPSWEEALAAFLNGGRI